In the genome of Trypanosoma brucei gambiense DAL972 chromosome 4, complete sequence, the window TACCGCCGTCGGCGCCGTCACATTTTGGAAGAGATGAGCACGGAGAAGATCACCAATGTAACGTGCCACATCAGTGGCCGATTCGCCAAACACAACACGTTCATTcacatcctcatcctccttcTTCAAACGCAGACGCCCGACATCTCCATTTGCTGGTCCGTTTGTGACACTTGGCTCACTCGCTAGTAAAATGTCGCATGGTCCGCTAAGTTGAAACCCCGACAGCCACGAAACCGCGTCATGCACACCCTCCTCATCTCCCTTGAACATGTGACTGGTTAGCCCCTCGTTACTTACCCCTCCTCGGCTAAAAAGTAGCCAATatctttcctccttcaaaATACCGAGTGCCATGCGAAGCTTTGCCACGACGGGCCACTCGACCGCCGCGACATTCAGCACACCGCTTTCGCGTGCTTCCTGTAATTCTTCGGTTCGACTTACATGTAGGGTTTCGCATGTGGGGAGataaaatggaagaaaggtGCCTTGAAGGGAGTTGTCGCGTACAACCGCAATAGTTTTGCCATTTTTCCGTACAACAAGAATAGGCAGCACCCCTTCATCCAATGTGGCGAATTCATTAGCCACCGTCGCCATAGGTTGAGCGCTGCGTAGCCTAACGAAAGATTTGCATCAAACAGAGTGGCGTCAAAGCGTATGCATAGAATACACACTCAAAcacagcgaaaaaaaaacgatgtgccaggcaaagaaaagagcagTTTTGCACGCTCGAATGCTCGGTAGGGATGTTGCAATGCCAGCAAACGCACGTTTGGATCAAGCATGGTGGACGCGCACTCGTACAGAAGGAGTTAAGGTAAACCAATAACAactgaaattaaaaaacggggagtaaaagagaaaacaccTGTGGGTGGTAGAAGCTGATATGCGATGATTATGCTCAAGAATACTTCAAAAAATAACTTCGAGCGTTATGCCTTTCCTTGGAATGTGTCCGGGATTGGGGGGTGGCACCACAGTTAGGGGCACCACAAGCTCCGGTTGTTCCTCCTCCACCGGCAACTGACTTCTGAACCCGGAGGAAAACTCCTTAAGCCTAGAGGCAGAGCACCATAAGAATCGAAGTCGCAGTTGCCAACAGGTCGTAACGGCATCAGTTTGCATCGAAGCGCAATAATTTATATTGCTGAACGGTATACTAATGGGTACCGATGAACGCCCTATGAGATTCCATTCAAATTCTTCTACCACTGATGTTTGCGTGACAACCAACCGCGACTCCTCACCCGGAAGCTCGTGACATGTTACGCCGCGCTGTAGATGCTCGGGGAATGTGCACTCCAGCATTTCGAGAACACCTTGCACCATTACCACACGGGATATGCAACCGTCACGGGGAAGAAACGCAGCCCGCAGCGAAGACCCAATCATCACAGTCGTGGACGAAACGACCACCGTCAGGACCACATCACCCGCGAAACTTAGCGGAAATTCAAGAGGTGTCCGCTGCTTGGCTAAATGACTCGCTATAAAGTTTGGCCTCCTGCAGGACAGTCCACTCCCAACAACATCATTCAACTCGTGCTCGTCCACTCTGAAAGGTTGAGGTGGATCGGGAACACATATCCGCACACGGAAGTTGAAGTTATCCATGGGAAAACACAGAGGCAGAAGTAGTGGAGAGAGGACCGACTGGGGTGAAAACACACTAATTGGAATACGTACATTGGACGAGGATGTTGGTTCCCCCTCGCCATGATACGAAACTTTAAGGAGTAGAGTGTGACAGAAGCGCAAACATCGCCCCTTGTATGACGGTGGTAAACTATCAGGTACAGCGAACGTCACGGAGACCGCCTTCGTTTCTCCCAATCGAAGCGGAATGTCCTGAGCGAGAGCGAAGTCGTCTGAGCAGCACAACTTGTAGACGCGGCAGTCACTCGATGTGGACTCATCCACCAACTCCGGGCAGTGTTGGGCCACATTTCCCTTGTCCCATGCCAGAGCATACTGAAGGAGGCGGGAATCCACCACACAAGTGCAAACAACACGTCCCGTTATTGAAGCTGTGATGGAAACTGATGAGTTGTCAATGACAGGTGCGCCAAAGCTATTACCGACGTCTCTGAAGCGGCTTTTCAATGCACTGTTTGGCTCATTAGCGAGGCACTGGAACTCTACTTCCGCCTTTATATTATCACCAGGTGCATACCATTTGCGATGCAGCGTTGCCCTGAGCAACAACATCCGTTCCGATtccgtgttgttgtttttccacaCTTTTGCTTGCCTTACCCTCCACTTACCCCACTCCTCTAGATCTCTCTTAAGGAGTTGAAACTTTACTTTCTTACAAACTTCAgcttccctctctctctctcttcacgGCACGGCCGGACAAGCGCCGGGGCGCGCGACAGAAGCGCTAATATTATAACAGCGACAACCTGCAGCCGAATACACAAGCCGCGGCAACAAACGAGCGACAtaacaagaagaagaaaaagaaaaagaaagataacaaaataacagaaaCGATGCCTAGAAAAAAGACACCAAGAGCAATTTGTCCCAACTCTTGCTCAGCCCTATGTgagcacacaaatatataaatatgcgCATATGCTTAAGAACGTATAGTTTATTCCGCTGCAGTAAACATTAGGTACTTAAACTCGTCAAATGCCAGGAGACACAAAACATTGCATTATTGGTTCAATATCTTCACTCAttgcagttgttgtttttttttttttgcttcgcaCTGCgttccccttttcctttctttttatctaagaaaaaaaaaagttcttCGCATTGCCTCTCAATACCACCCGCGCCTTGTTGTCATTCATCCCCCTGCCAGTCCACACGCACGCGTCCAAACAAACAGAATAAAAAGGTCGCTCCCATGTAATCACGCCGTGTTGAGATCCTCAATTGCCAGAATCATTTTGTCGTAATTTGGCCTCAACTCAGCTGTTGGCTTCAGCAATACCACAGAAGTGGCCCGCTTGCACTGCGTTGCCGTTCCCAAGTCCTGTCGTGATGGCACCCACACATACGGCACATCCGACTCCTCTGCAAGAAGCGGAAGATGTGAAATCACGTCATAAGGGGAAGCATCTGCACCGAGAACAAGAATTCCCTTCTGTCCTTTGCGTAATGCCTTCGTCACGTCTTTGATACCCTTTATaacatcttttttgttattcacAACAGTTTTCTTAATGAGCACGTATAACTTTTTCGTCATCTTCGCCTTCTCAGATGTGATGGGCCACGAGATGGGGCACCGATATAACTCTCTGTCGTAGTCGTATGCCGCCACCTCCTGTTGCTCATTCTCCGCCATAATGTTTCCCTAAACTAAACCGTCACAGCGCTAaatgttaattttttttttttgggggctcctctttcccttcttactCTCTTTATTAATTTGTATTTTTACCCCAGCCTTAAACGGAAGTTGCCAAACACAGGTGCTTTCGTGAAAGTTgagaaaaaatatgaaaacaaGAATGATTTTAAAAATAAGGGGAGAACATAAAGAAACAGAGAGAGTTAGAGGCAGaatcaaagaaaaggaagcaaatatGCTCCCTGAACGatcatcatctttttttttttgcatgtaCACTACCGAATGAAGAGGTTTTACGAAACCAGAAGCAGTGTCGCGGAAGGGAACCGAACCTCAGGCAAATCGGGAGCACGGTTTGAAAAAGAATTAAATCCcgtttgttcatttttttttttgaaaacgATGGAGAAAACACTCTTggtaaaacaagaaaagacgCGGTTTGCAAACACGGCTGCTCCACACAATTTCCTCCACTCCCCTCATCCTCCTTCACTGCTTTCCATTCTGCTGCTTGGTAACCTCGATCCGCTCACTCGTAAGTCAaatatcctcttctttcccccttcattttcttctgcatATAGTGCAAAACATATtatgaagcaaaaataaaaaaagacatgCGAAGGACTAACCTTTTCCCTCCAAATCACACAcggacacacacaaacacacacaatcaTTTATGTAAAGCAGAGGTCCCAACACTAGCGTCATGTTgcaaggaaggggaagattAAAGGAACATACCTCCTCACCTGCAcgaacacatacaaacacccATGGGAAGAAATTCGTGAAATAacagggaaagggaggaagaagcaaataaaaacaaaggtgTAAAATGGAAACGAGATGTGGCTAAACCTCTTGGGACACCTGCAGCATTTGGGAACGGGATGCCCCAGCAACTGTGTAGAGAACCTTCACGCGAAGCATAACAAGGCGAGGATTTTTATCACTTCTTGAGTTGTCCACAGTCAAAGACTGCACAATCCGTCCGAATGGCGGAACAGCCGTCATGGGAAGGGGAGCGACCTCGAGAGACGATGTCTTGGGGACTGCCACCTGAATGGAAAGGTTTTCCATTGGGGAGGCAAGGCGGGAAAGGATACTGAGGCTGATGGCTATGGTACCCTGAACCACAGCACCCATGCTCACGGAGAAGTCTTCGCACTCAAAAACTGATTTCTCCGCCGTTGGAAAAGCAGTGGCTGCGGGAAAACCAGTGGCCGTTGGAAAACCAGTGGCTGCGGGAAAAGCAGGCGCGCTTGCCATCATCAACCCGTCTAGCGCGCTCAAACCACTCACCGCTTGAGGGGCTGGCGCAGGTTTGCTGCCGAAGAGGTCATCAATATCGGAAGTGTTCACCACCGCACCTTTAGGAGCCCCACCAGCTGGTGCGGTACCCCCACCGAACAGATCATCCAAACTGACGGTATCCTTTTTCTGCAAAAACTCAGGAGGGAGATTCACCACTTGCAGTGGCTGTGCCTGAATCCTTCCCTCGTCCTTAACGGTCACAGTAATGGGTGGCATCCGCTCAAAGCTAAATGCCGCTTCCTGTGGGAACGACTCCAAGATGGTGGTGTACTCACACGCACGCTGCTGCAGCTCGCAATCGAAGCTTGTGGTGTGGTTTGCGAAAACGGCAACCGCCGTATTTTTGGTCGATGGGTATCTGGATGCTACCTTCACCAATGCTGTCAAGCCGTATGATTTGATTAGTTTATATTCGGTGTTGTTGATTATGTCTGCAATGCGTGTTGCTATTTTCTCCTCGCTAACTCCCTTTTTCGAGACGAGTAAGTCCGCGTACTCTCCTATGCACCACACGGCCGCCACCAGAAATGCCTTACGCAGGTGATGAATAGCATCAAACGGTGATCCTTCTCCCTCCCAAAGCGCATTTGTGGCCGTTGTTTGAAGTTCCACCGTCTCATTTGTGAGTAGTCCAATAAGGCGTGTAGCGAATCCAACCGAAACGTGCTGCCGTCCAAGACGAAGTAGCCGCAGTGACAACTCCACACGCCACTCAGCATTCGGTGCCTTCGTCTCGATGAGCTGGCATAAATGACGAACCACTTCCTCCCGCATCTCATCCGAGCAAACAGTTAGGTAAGTAAGCAAGTCGGGCACTAGGAGGCGCACGTTCGTCTCGTCAATCAGGGCGACCGTCAATTCCAAAGCGCGACGACGGATGGATACGTCAGCATCCTTGAGGCAGTCCAGGATAATATCCTGATGTCCTCGGACGGCCTCTGCATCGCGAGCAGCATAGTCCAAGAGAGACTGCAGGGCCACGAAGCGAAGATTATTGTCGTTAGAAGCAAGGAAGCGTCCAATTGTGCTAACGCCCAGCGATCGCAAGGCTTCATCACTCTCAACGGCATAAATGGTCTTCACACATTCGTACTGAACAGCAGAGCCGGCTTTGGTGGAGCCATCAGTGTTGGTAAGCACCTGCGCAAGAACGTCGTTGATTGTCTCAGACACGACAGGGCTACCCTTGCCCACGATCTTCATGAACTGTAGTAGTTTGATTTGCAGAAAAGGATCAGCCACACCGCCAATATCCTGCGCTGTCACGCGTGATGACAAAACCAACTGTTTCAATAAACGGACAGCACCGTTCGTTGCCAAACGATACTTCTTCAAGTGCTCCTCAACATCAGATTGCAGCAGGCACTCATTGACAAGAGTAAGTTTGCACAATAGCACCGCCTGATTGTTTTCGTGGAAGACGTTGGTGCATTCCTGCAAAAACACCTCAGCATAATCGGGAACTTTCTTTATAATGCGAACGGCCGCGAGGCACGCCTTCTTCGCTATATACGGGTCAGGGCAGGCGAACAAGCGCAAAATGTCGTCAAACATATCGCGTGACATTGGCTCACTTGCGATGTTTGCCACCACATTCAGTGCCATGGATTGAAGGAGCGGCTGGCCACTTCCGAGGTCTTTTTTTATATGATTCTCCGACAACGTTAGTACTTCATCGTTTTCACCTAACACCATCTGAATAGTGAGGTAACCCACCCGCTTTCCTGCGTAGTCGGATTGCGCAATAAGGCTCACCACCTCAACTTGGCCAAATTCCGTCGGGTATCCGAGCATGGAGATATACAAAAGTTTCAACATGTTGCGCGTCCGAACGTGAGGTTTACTACCTCGAAACGACTCACGGATAATGGCGCTTTCCTTGCTGATAAGGGCACGCTCCTCAGAAGATGTTTTGCATTGCCGTACGGCGGATATCAACTCACGAAGCTTTTGGCTGTTCATTAATgatccgtttttttttcttttttcttcttcttcctttcttcgccTTTATTGTTAGCGGATGACCGTCACTCCGTATCTTCaggtttttacttttctttctgtttttcttgaCTGCCTTGTCCCTATTGATGTTGCTGtcgtttcctttccttcttggtttaacccctcctcctctattTCGTTCCTATAGGCACAACTTATAAAAACGGAAAAgggttttgtttatttttcatgtTGCAAACACCGAAAGAATAGGAAGAGATGAAAATAAAGGTAAAATCAATATACAATATACTATTCAATGCATGACTGCAATGTTGGCTGCCGCGCGAACAGGCGTTAAGCTTTACGTCAACCAAAAGGGTttcaggaacaacaacaacaatgataTCAGCACCAGAAAAGCCA includes:
- a CDS encoding 50S ribosomal protein L7Ae, putative, with translation MAENEQQEVAAYDYDRELYRCPISWPITSEKAKMTKKLYVLIKKTVVNNKKDVIKGIKDVTKALRKGQKGILVLGADASPYDVISHLPLLAEESDVPYVWVPSRQDLGTATQCKRATSVVLLKPTAELRPNYDKMILAIEDLNTA
- a CDS encoding AP-1 adapter complex gamma subunit, putative, translated to MNSQKLRELISAVRQCKTSSEERALISKESAIIRESFRGSKPHVRTRNMLKLLYISMLGYPTEFGQVEVVSLIAQSDYAGKRVGYLTIQMVLGENDEVLTLSENHIKKDLGSGQPLLQSMALNVVANIASEPMSRDMFDDILRLFACPDPYIAKKACLAAVRIIKKVPDYAEVFLQECTNVFHENNQAVLLCKLTLVNECLLQSDVEEHLKKYRLATNGAVRLLKQLVLSSRVTAQDIGGVADPFLQIKLLQFMKIVGKGSPVVSETINDVLAQVLTNTDGSTKAGSAVQYECVKTIYAVESDEALRSLGVSTIGRFLASNDNNLRFVALQSLLDYAARDAEAVRGHQDIILDCLKDADVSIRRRALELTVALIDETNVRLLVPDLLTYLTVCSDEMREEVVRHLCQLIETKAPNAEWRVELSLRLLRLGRQHVSVGFATRLIGLLTNETVELQTTATNALWEGEGSPFDAIHHLRKAFLVAAVWCIGEYADLLVSKKGVSEEKIATRIADIINNTEYKLIKSYGLTALVKVASRYPSTKNTAVAVFANHTTSFDCELQQRACEYTTILESFPQEAAFSFERMPPITVTVKDEGRIQAQPLQVVNLPPEFLQKKDTVSLDDLFGGGTAPAGGAPKGAVVNTSDIDDLFGSKPAPAPQAVSGLSALDGLMMASAPAFPAATGFPTATGFPAATAFPTAEKSVFECEDFSVSMGAVVQGTIAISLSILSRLASPMENLSIQVAVPKTSSLEVAPLPMTAVPPFGRIVQSLTVDNSRSDKNPRLVMLRVKVLYTVAGASRSQMLQVSQEV